CACTAAGATAAAGAATATCCTGTTGCTTTCTTAACGTATTTCACAACTTTTTCATAAGATTCAGGATTACTCACAGGGTTGATGATGATGGGAATAGTGCCATCTGGCAACCAAAAAGTTATCCTACCGTTCGGTTCATGACAAAAGGAACTGATGCAGTTGAGATTAATTACATATTCATTTTTTTCGTAAATTATTCTCACCCAGTGGGCATGATCTAATTCTAATCCTGTCACACATTCTAAATAATCGAGAATTTTTTGATAATCTTCCAGGTTACTTTGTGGGTTAATTACTATGGGAATGGCGCTATCGGGTAGCCAAAAAGTAACTCTGCCATTCAGTTCATAACAAAAAGCATGGACACGTTCAAAATTTACTACATATTCTTTCCTCTCGTAAAGGATTTTCACCCAGTACGCCACAACATCTCCTCAAGTCCGAAATTTACGAATGATGCACCCTGGATGTCCAAATCTACTGAAGCCTTAAGTTAATGTTGTTATGCACCAATTCAAAATCTAAAAAATTAATTTTGAATTACGAATTACGTTAGCGTAGCGGTAGCGAGTATTCGAGCGTCATTACGAATTGTTATGACACCTCCAATGGTGTTGGTGTGCTAGATGTGGAAAGAGAAAGAGCGATCGCTGTTTGAATAAACCCTTTAAATAAGGGATGAGGTGTACTGGGGCGTGATTGAAATTCTGGATGAAATTGGCAAGCAAGAAAGAATGGGTGCTTGGGTAATTCCACAATTTCAACTAAACGTCCATCGGGAGAAGTACCACTAATCACATAGCCAGACTTTAACAACAGATCGCGGTAATCATTGTTGAACTCATATCGATGTCGATGTCGTTCATAAATTACATCTTCTTGATAAAGCTTGAAAGCTAAAGTATCAGGTATAACACGACAAGGATATAGCCCCAAGCGCATTGTACCGCCTAAATCAACTACTTCCTGCTGTCCTGGCAATAAATTAATTACCGGATCAGTTGTATGAACGTCAAATTCAGCACTGTTGGCACCTGTTAATCCCCCTACGTTTCTGGCCCATTCAATCACGGAACATTGCATTCCCAGGCATAATCCCAAAAAGGGAATTTGGCGATCGCGGGCGTATTTAATGGCGGCAATTTTGCCATCAACTCCCCGAACCCCGAAACCTCCTGGTACAACTATGCCATCGACACCCTCAAGATAATTTTCGGCTGGTTCAGTTTCCAAATTTTCCGAATTTATCCAACGCAGGCGCAGTTTGCCATAAGTGGAGATTGCAGCATGATTTAGTGCTTCCACTACAGATAAATAGGCATCACTTAACTGCACATATTTACCAACGATCGCAATTTCTACCTCGTGCTTGGGACTATGTAAACGTTGTACCAAGGTTTGCCACTGCGTCAAATCTGGTTTACGTTGTTCCATTTGCAGCAAGTTCAGCACTTGTTCTGCCATTCCTTCCCGTTCTAGATTTAGCGGTACTTCATAGATACTTTTGGCATCTTGGGAAGTAATGACGCATTCTTCCGGTACATCGCAAAATCCCGACAATTTCTGCTTTAATCCCTTGGGTAAAGGGCGATCGCTGCGACAAACTAAAATATCTGGTTGAATGCCAATGGATCTCAGTTCCTTAACTGAATGCTGTGTCGGCTTAGTTTTCATTTCACCCGCCGAGGCAATCCACGGCACCAGCGTAACGTGCATGTACAGCACATTCTGCCGTCCTACCTCTTTACGGAACTGGCGAATTGCTTCCAAAAACGGCAGTGACTCAATATCTCCCACTGTCCCGCCGATTTCTGTAA
This portion of the Nostoc sp. GT001 genome encodes:
- a CDS encoding CTP synthase; its protein translation is MTKFIFVTGGVVSSIGKGIVAASLGRLLKSREYSVSILKLDPYINIDPGTMSPFQHGEVFVTQDGAETDLDLGHYERFTDTSMSRLNCVTTGSIYQAVINKERRGDYNGGTVQVIPHITNEIKERILRVAKSTNPSVVITEIGGTVGDIESLPFLEAIRQFRKEVGRQNVLYMHVTLVPWIASAGEMKTKPTQHSVKELRSIGIQPDILVCRSDRPLPKGLKQKLSGFCDVPEECVITSQDAKSIYEVPLNLEREGMAEQVLNLLQMEQRKPDLTQWQTLVQRLHSPKHEVEIAIVGKYVQLSDAYLSVVEALNHAAISTYGKLRLRWINSENLETEPAENYLEGVDGIVVPGGFGVRGVDGKIAAIKYARDRQIPFLGLCLGMQCSVIEWARNVGGLTGANSAEFDVHTTDPVINLLPGQQEVVDLGGTMRLGLYPCRVIPDTLAFKLYQEDVIYERHRHRYEFNNDYRDLLLKSGYVISGTSPDGRLVEIVELPKHPFFLACQFHPEFQSRPSTPHPLFKGFIQTAIALSLSTSSTPTPLEVS